In one Dermatophilaceae bacterium Sec6.4 genomic region, the following are encoded:
- the nrfD gene encoding NrfD/PsrC family molybdoenzyme membrane anchor subunit, with amino-acid sequence MSPRRDPEPEFTSYYGRPILKEPTWKAPDIAGYLFAGGLAGASSGLAAGAALTGRPALARVSRVGAVVAISASLGALVHDLGRPARFVNMLRVAKWTSPMSMGSWLLSGYTPLAAVAAFSDVTGRVPRIGQASGVGAAVLGTGVASYTAVLIADTAVPAWHEVWRELPFLFVGSAASAAGGLGLLVAPVAQAGPAQRLALGGAALELVMTETMTRNAGLVSETFGQDRAGALMRAAKIATIAGAVGATVFGRRSRWGSAVSGAALLAGSALTRFGIFEAGRASTLDPKYVVLPQRERMEAGDRTPAHAAG; translated from the coding sequence ATGAGCCCGCGTCGCGATCCGGAGCCGGAGTTCACGTCGTACTACGGGCGGCCGATCCTCAAAGAGCCCACCTGGAAAGCACCGGATATCGCGGGGTACCTCTTTGCGGGCGGACTCGCGGGTGCATCCTCAGGGTTGGCTGCCGGTGCCGCACTGACCGGCCGCCCGGCGCTCGCGCGGGTGAGCCGGGTCGGTGCTGTCGTGGCCATCAGCGCCTCCCTGGGTGCCCTCGTGCATGACCTCGGCCGGCCGGCGCGGTTTGTCAACATGCTGCGGGTCGCGAAGTGGACCTCGCCGATGAGCATGGGCTCGTGGTTGTTGTCCGGGTACACGCCGCTCGCGGCTGTCGCCGCCTTCAGCGACGTGACCGGTCGGGTGCCGCGCATCGGGCAGGCGTCCGGCGTGGGCGCAGCGGTCCTCGGGACCGGTGTGGCGTCCTATACCGCAGTACTCATCGCTGACACCGCCGTACCCGCATGGCACGAGGTATGGCGCGAGTTGCCGTTCCTCTTCGTCGGTTCGGCTGCATCTGCTGCCGGTGGACTCGGGCTGCTCGTGGCGCCCGTTGCGCAGGCCGGCCCGGCCCAGCGCCTCGCGCTCGGCGGAGCGGCCCTCGAACTTGTGATGACCGAGACGATGACTCGCAACGCCGGCCTCGTGAGTGAGACATTCGGCCAGGACAGGGCGGGCGCGCTGATGCGGGCCGCGAAGATCGCGACGATCGCGGGAGCCGTCGGAGCCACCGTCTTCGGGCGTCGAAGCCGCTGGGGCAGTGCCGTGAGTGGGGCGGCATTGCTGGCCGGGTCCGCCCTGACGCGCTTCGGTATCTTCGAGGCCGGTCGGGCTTCGACGCTGGACCCCAAGTACGTCGTGCTGCCGCAGCGCGAGCGCATGGAGGCCGGTGACCGCACACCGGCGCACGCCGCCGGCTGA
- a CDS encoding 4Fe-4S dicluster domain-containing protein, whose translation MTAVDLGMPGTSGQPRMGFFTDTTVCIGCKACEVACKEWNVIPSDGALDLTGESFDNTSDLSANSWRHVAFIEKSIPATETSPPGSGVPESDAHGGMKWLMSSDVCKHCTHAACLDVCPTGSLFRTEFGTVVVQEDICNGCGYCVSACPYGVIDQRKDDGRVFKCTMCYDRLGDGGEPACAKACPTQSIQYGELDTLRLTAAARVEELHEQGVPEARLYGDSPDDGVGGTGAFFLLLDEPEVYGLPPDPVVTTRDLPAMWKQAGLAAGALLAGVAVSFIGGRR comes from the coding sequence ATGACCGCTGTAGATCTAGGTATGCCGGGCACCTCTGGACAACCACGGATGGGGTTCTTCACCGACACCACCGTCTGCATCGGCTGCAAGGCGTGCGAGGTCGCGTGCAAGGAGTGGAATGTCATACCCAGTGACGGCGCCCTGGATCTGACCGGGGAGTCGTTCGACAACACCTCCGACCTCAGCGCCAACTCCTGGCGGCATGTCGCCTTCATCGAGAAATCGATCCCGGCGACCGAGACCAGCCCGCCCGGCTCCGGTGTGCCCGAGTCCGACGCACACGGTGGGATGAAGTGGCTGATGTCCTCGGACGTCTGCAAGCACTGCACCCACGCCGCCTGCCTGGATGTATGCCCGACCGGCTCGCTCTTCCGCACCGAATTCGGCACCGTGGTGGTGCAGGAGGACATCTGCAACGGGTGTGGTTACTGCGTGTCCGCGTGCCCGTACGGCGTCATCGACCAGCGCAAGGACGACGGTCGGGTCTTCAAGTGCACGATGTGTTACGACCGGCTCGGCGACGGCGGCGAGCCGGCCTGCGCGAAGGCCTGCCCCACCCAGTCGATCCAGTACGGCGAGCTGGACACGTTGCGCCTGACGGCCGCTGCACGGGTCGAGGAGCTGCATGAGCAGGGGGTGCCCGAGGCGCGGCTCTACGGCGACTCACCCGACGACGGGGTCGGTGGCACGGGTGCGTTCTTCCTGCTGCTGGATGAGCCGGAGGTCTACGGACTGCCACCGGACCCGGTCGTCACCACCCGTGACCTGCCTGCCATGTGGAAGCAGGCCGGGTTGGCTGCGGGCGCGCTCCTGGCCGGCGTGGCTGTGTCCTTCATCGGCGGGCGCCGATGA
- a CDS encoding alpha/beta fold hydrolase, producing MKLPHIRPPRSRTVRALLAALVVLVVAAAAFLALRPGDPQIATRSQFMTGTPEGNTPVKLDTTLYLPAKTPAPAILLAHGFGGSKTELAGEAKSLAAHGYVVLAYTARGFGRSGGFIHLDAPKYEVADAQRMVSYLATLPQVIKDKPGDPRVGVAGGSYGGGLALLLAGYDQRVDAVGADITWNDLGTALFPNGAQGQPPGVFKKLWAGQLFGAGAVGGKNGCGRFAPDVCSAYQKAAASGVPDAAILKLLRASSPATVLDKIKAPTLLSQGEQDSLFPLGQADANARGIARTGTPVKVIWRSGGHDGGTNTGDLVGYLEKWFDPVLMRKGTLDRSFDVSLTGAALSAQNGQSIDQTVRVRGGYGAAKKQPVTVAGASTTIYAPAGGSPAAITAVPGIGGLLGQAAALTGAGRLSNVPGQFASFPSAPLRAGVLVAGSSTVRLRITTTTTTDATLFASLHDISPDGKDTLPSGLVAPIRLTGLRPGTPTDVTVTLPGIVQQVPAGHRLVVRVATTDLAYQLPATARGYDIALADSQLQLATVTGQTRSAAHPWGWLIAGLLAMALFLIGAFVAGYRRRHRRVVDPALTDIPVSVERLSKEYADGYRAVDDVTFRVEPGQIVGLLGPNGAGKTTLLRTLMGLIAPTSGSIRVFGELIEPGASVLSRTGVFVEGPGLLPHLSGRANLRLFWAATGRPDDEADFETALEIAGLGASIERRVKTYSQGMRQRLAIAQAMLGLPELLILDEPANGLDPPQIIEMREVLRRYAETGRTVLLSSHLLDEVEQTCSHVVVMHKGRLVTSGSVSEIVGAVAGPTQLAVDEPERAMAALAAAGIRAEPISARHSLEEVFMQLVGDEGRTDERKADDERVMSNE from the coding sequence ATGAAGCTGCCGCACATCCGGCCGCCCCGATCGCGCACTGTCCGTGCCCTGCTCGCGGCGCTGGTGGTGCTCGTCGTAGCAGCCGCGGCGTTCCTCGCGCTCCGCCCCGGCGACCCGCAGATCGCCACCCGGTCGCAGTTCATGACGGGCACACCTGAGGGCAACACGCCGGTAAAGCTCGACACGACCCTGTACCTGCCCGCCAAGACACCCGCGCCGGCGATCCTGCTAGCGCACGGCTTCGGCGGTTCCAAGACCGAGCTGGCGGGCGAGGCGAAATCCCTCGCAGCGCACGGCTATGTCGTACTTGCCTACACAGCAAGGGGGTTCGGTCGTTCGGGTGGCTTCATCCACCTGGATGCGCCGAAGTACGAGGTCGCTGATGCGCAGCGGATGGTTTCCTATCTCGCGACCCTCCCGCAGGTCATCAAGGACAAGCCAGGTGACCCACGGGTCGGCGTCGCAGGGGGGTCCTACGGTGGCGGGTTGGCGCTGCTGCTCGCCGGATACGACCAGCGGGTCGACGCGGTCGGCGCCGACATCACCTGGAACGACCTGGGCACGGCCCTCTTCCCGAACGGGGCGCAGGGACAGCCGCCGGGTGTCTTCAAGAAGCTGTGGGCCGGTCAGCTCTTCGGTGCGGGCGCAGTGGGCGGTAAGAACGGTTGCGGCCGGTTTGCACCCGACGTCTGCTCTGCGTACCAGAAGGCCGCAGCCAGCGGTGTCCCCGATGCCGCGATCCTGAAGCTGCTGCGCGCCTCCAGCCCGGCCACCGTGCTGGACAAGATCAAGGCCCCGACGTTGCTGAGTCAGGGCGAGCAGGATTCGCTGTTCCCGCTCGGCCAGGCTGACGCGAATGCCAGAGGGATCGCCAGGACCGGCACCCCGGTGAAGGTGATCTGGCGCAGCGGTGGCCACGATGGCGGCACGAACACCGGCGACCTGGTGGGATACCTCGAGAAGTGGTTCGACCCGGTCCTGATGCGCAAGGGCACCCTGGACCGCTCGTTCGACGTATCGCTCACCGGCGCCGCGCTGTCCGCGCAGAACGGCCAGAGCATCGACCAGACCGTCAGGGTCCGAGGTGGCTACGGCGCGGCGAAGAAGCAGCCGGTCACCGTCGCCGGTGCGTCCACCACGATCTACGCACCCGCCGGCGGCAGCCCCGCGGCCATCACAGCGGTCCCCGGTATCGGCGGTCTGCTGGGCCAGGCGGCTGCCCTGACCGGAGCAGGCAGACTGAGCAACGTCCCCGGTCAGTTCGCGTCCTTCCCCAGTGCGCCGCTGCGCGCGGGTGTGCTGGTCGCGGGTTCGTCCACGGTGCGGCTGCGCATCACTACGACAACGACGACCGACGCCACGCTCTTCGCCTCGCTGCACGACATATCGCCCGACGGCAAGGACACGCTGCCCTCGGGCCTGGTCGCGCCGATCCGTCTCACCGGGTTGCGACCGGGCACGCCCACTGACGTCACCGTGACGCTGCCCGGCATCGTGCAGCAGGTGCCCGCCGGGCATCGGCTTGTCGTGCGGGTCGCCACGACCGACCTCGCCTACCAGCTGCCGGCGACCGCCCGCGGGTACGACATCGCGCTCGCCGACTCGCAGCTGCAGCTCGCGACCGTGACCGGGCAGACCCGCAGCGCAGCGCACCCGTGGGGTTGGCTGATCGCCGGTCTGCTCGCGATGGCGCTGTTCCTCATCGGCGCTTTCGTCGCCGGCTACCGACGTCGGCACCGTCGGGTGGTCGACCCCGCGCTGACTGACATTCCGGTCAGCGTCGAACGCCTGAGCAAGGAGTACGCCGACGGCTACCGGGCCGTCGACGATGTCACCTTCCGCGTCGAACCCGGCCAGATCGTCGGCCTGCTCGGCCCGAACGGCGCGGGCAAGACGACACTGCTGCGCACCCTGATGGGTCTGATCGCCCCGACGTCGGGATCGATCCGGGTCTTCGGTGAGCTCATCGAGCCGGGCGCGTCGGTGTTGTCGCGCACCGGCGTCTTCGTCGAAGGGCCGGGTCTGCTTCCGCACCTGTCCGGCCGCGCGAACCTGCGACTGTTCTGGGCTGCGACCGGTCGCCCGGACGACGAAGCCGACTTCGAGACAGCGCTGGAGATCGCGGGTCTCGGCGCGTCGATCGAACGCCGGGTCAAGACCTACAGCCAGGGCATGCGGCAGCGGCTAGCCATAGCTCAGGCAATGCTCGGCCTGCCCGAGTTGCTCATCCTGGACGAACCGGCCAACGGACTGGACCCGCCGCAGATCATCGAGATGCGCGAAGTGCTGCGCCGGTACGCCGAGACAGGGCGCACGGTGCTGCTGTCCAGTCACCTGCTGGACGAGGTCGAGCAGACCTGCAGCCATGTCGTGGTGATGCACAAGGGCCGGCTGGTGACCAGCGGCTCGGTGAGCGAGATCGTCGGCGCCGTCGCCGGGCCAACCCAGCTGGCGGTGGACGAGCCCGAACGCGCGATGGCTGCGCTCGCCGCAGCCGGTATCCGTGCCGAGCCGATCTCCGCACGTCACTCGCTGGAAGAGGTCTTCATGCAACTGGTCGGTGACGAAGGAAGAACCGACGAGCGGAAAGCTGACGACGAAAGGGTGATGAGCAATGAGTGA